Proteins found in one Cobetia sp. L2A1 genomic segment:
- a CDS encoding LysR substrate-binding domain-containing protein: protein MPTPLPLQKLPPLSSLKGFEAAARLLSLRAAAEELHLTHPAIANQIQRLEESLDVKLFAREGRHVVLTAAGQRFYPVVREALAGLVQGAEALRQMQHSQPLTVQVYVTTSIRWLAPRLSDFQTAHPEVELKLMTCSLGWEFDEANADVGIVFRDAPLADHLHWQPLFDSRLFPVCSPQMLEDEAMPLPSDALKTLPLIGVYTEGWNWDSYFETLALGPCPSRNCIVVDTLVVALEMAARGEGVALVNGPFADDDLASGRLVNPTGQVITGQGEWGAVCHRELAQDPRVATLLNWLHIQSQASPSQVLSP, encoded by the coding sequence ATGCCGACCCCTCTGCCGCTACAGAAACTTCCTCCACTGAGTTCTCTGAAAGGGTTTGAGGCTGCCGCGCGATTGCTCAGCCTGCGCGCTGCCGCCGAAGAGCTTCACCTGACCCATCCTGCCATTGCCAATCAGATTCAGCGGCTCGAAGAGAGTCTCGACGTGAAGCTGTTCGCGCGCGAAGGGCGACACGTCGTGCTGACCGCGGCTGGACAGCGTTTCTACCCGGTCGTACGCGAGGCGCTGGCAGGTCTGGTGCAAGGGGCAGAAGCGTTGCGTCAGATGCAGCATTCCCAACCGCTGACGGTGCAGGTCTACGTCACGACCTCGATACGCTGGTTGGCCCCCAGGCTGTCGGATTTCCAGACGGCGCATCCTGAGGTTGAACTCAAGTTGATGACCTGCAGCCTCGGCTGGGAATTCGATGAGGCCAATGCCGATGTCGGTATTGTCTTCCGCGACGCCCCGCTTGCCGATCATCTGCACTGGCAACCGCTGTTCGATTCGCGTCTGTTCCCGGTGTGCAGCCCGCAGATGCTTGAGGATGAAGCAATGCCGCTGCCCAGCGATGCCCTCAAGACCTTGCCGTTGATCGGGGTCTATACCGAGGGGTGGAACTGGGACAGCTACTTCGAGACTCTGGCGCTGGGCCCATGCCCGAGCCGTAACTGCATCGTGGTCGATACGCTGGTCGTTGCGCTGGAGATGGCGGCGCGTGGCGAGGGTGTGGCGTTGGTGAATGGCCCCTTTGCCGATGATGATCTGGCCTCCGGTCGTCTGGTCAATCCGACGGGGCAGGTGATCACGGGGCAAGGGGAGTGGGGCGCCGTCTGCCATCGCGAACTGGCGCAGGACCCGCGCGTGGCAACGCTGCTGAACTGGTTGCACATCCAGAGCCAGGCCAGTCCTTCACAAGTGCTGTCACCCTGA
- a CDS encoding NAD(P)-dependent oxidoreductase: MKVGFIGLGNVGGKLAGSLLRNGHDVTVRDLDPETAKPFLEQGAKWADSSKALAEANDMIITCLPSPAACSAVMESDDGIIAGLCEGKIWLEMSTTDDSELRRIADKVLATGAKALEAPVSGGCHRAATGNISIFVGGDRESFEQVLPVLTTLGRRVLHTGELGTASVLKVMTNYLATANLCAVAEALTVCKKAGLDMNTTYEAIKISSGNSFVHETESQVILNGSRNISFTMDLVLKDVGLFDTLAKNLEVPLEISPMLMDIFRDGQERFGPREWSSNIIRRLEESADVQVLGTGFPAELTDDEPEEIGYEVKVTGRH; the protein is encoded by the coding sequence ATGAAAGTCGGATTCATTGGTCTAGGCAACGTAGGTGGCAAGCTTGCAGGTAGTCTGCTGCGTAATGGACACGACGTCACCGTGCGTGACCTTGACCCGGAAACCGCCAAGCCTTTCCTCGAGCAGGGCGCCAAATGGGCTGACTCCTCCAAGGCCCTCGCTGAAGCCAATGACATGATCATCACCTGCCTGCCGTCACCGGCTGCCTGCAGCGCCGTGATGGAAAGCGATGACGGCATCATTGCCGGTCTGTGCGAAGGCAAGATCTGGCTCGAGATGAGCACTACCGATGACAGCGAACTGCGTCGTATCGCCGACAAGGTGCTGGCCACCGGTGCCAAGGCACTGGAAGCGCCGGTCTCTGGGGGCTGCCACCGCGCCGCCACCGGTAATATCTCCATCTTCGTCGGTGGTGATCGTGAGTCCTTCGAGCAGGTATTGCCGGTGCTGACCACCTTGGGTCGTCGTGTACTGCACACCGGTGAGCTGGGTACCGCGTCTGTCCTCAAGGTGATGACCAACTATCTGGCCACTGCCAACCTGTGCGCCGTGGCGGAAGCCCTGACCGTCTGCAAGAAGGCAGGTCTGGACATGAATACCACCTACGAGGCAATCAAGATCTCCTCAGGTAATTCCTTTGTCCACGAGACAGAGTCTCAGGTGATTCTGAACGGTAGCCGCAACATCAGCTTCACCATGGATCTGGTGCTCAAGGATGTCGGTCTGTTCGATACCCTGGCCAAGAATCTGGAGGTGCCGCTGGAAATCTCCCCGATGCTGATGGACATCTTCCGTGATGGCCAGGAACGTTTCGGCCCGCGTGAATGGTCGTCCAACATCATTCGTCGCCTCGAGGAATCTGCTGATGTCCAGGTGCTTGGCACCGGCTTCCCGGCAGAGCTGACCGATGACGAGCCGGAAGAAATCGGCTACGAAGTCAAGGTCACCGGTCGCCACTAA
- a CDS encoding aldehyde dehydrogenase family protein, with product MQHHDNFYINGQWQAPTGSERMDVINPATGELCASVPRAGEQDVEAAIMAARQALPAWSMTSAQERHDLMMAAADEMQRRFQELCDVQVMTMGCPVQLVGAMHVEGPIEGMRYYAERAFRMEEDERKGDVILMREPIGVCSLINPWNYPLHQLIGKLAPALAAGCTVIAKPAEQTPLQDFIMAEIFEKVGLPAGVFNVVTGEGHEIGPVMSGHPQVDMVSFTGSTAAGSKVAESAAPTVKRVCQELGGKSPLLVTEDADMAAAVRMGVENIMANTGQTCDAFTRLLVPRSRLEEATRLAVEIAGEQVVGDPTDPATTMGPLVSQLQRERVLHLVQRAIDDGVELALGGVEAPEGLDKGCYVRPTIFTNVSNEQEIAREEIFGPVLCILPYDTLEQGIAIANDSVYGLSSAVYARDAEAALPIARCMQAGQCYMQGAEFSFDAPFGGYKQSGNGREWGDEGLAEYVEVKALLGAPALS from the coding sequence ATGCAACATCACGACAACTTCTACATCAATGGACAGTGGCAGGCCCCCACCGGCAGTGAGCGGATGGATGTGATCAATCCGGCTACCGGTGAGCTGTGTGCAAGCGTTCCACGTGCCGGTGAACAGGATGTAGAGGCTGCCATCATGGCAGCGCGTCAGGCGCTGCCAGCCTGGTCGATGACGTCTGCGCAAGAACGTCATGATCTGATGATGGCCGCTGCCGATGAAATGCAGCGCCGTTTCCAGGAACTTTGCGACGTGCAGGTCATGACCATGGGGTGCCCAGTGCAGCTCGTGGGTGCCATGCATGTCGAAGGTCCCATTGAAGGCATGCGCTACTACGCCGAGCGTGCCTTCCGTATGGAAGAAGATGAGCGCAAGGGCGATGTCATCCTGATGCGTGAGCCCATCGGCGTGTGTTCGCTGATCAATCCGTGGAATTATCCGCTGCACCAGTTGATCGGCAAGCTGGCACCGGCACTGGCGGCCGGCTGTACCGTCATCGCCAAGCCAGCGGAGCAGACGCCGCTGCAGGACTTCATCATGGCCGAGATCTTCGAGAAGGTCGGCTTGCCTGCAGGTGTCTTCAATGTGGTGACGGGAGAAGGGCATGAGATCGGCCCGGTGATGTCCGGTCATCCGCAGGTGGACATGGTCTCCTTCACCGGCTCTACCGCGGCAGGCAGCAAGGTCGCGGAAAGTGCGGCACCGACCGTCAAGCGCGTCTGCCAGGAACTGGGTGGCAAGTCACCTCTGTTGGTGACGGAAGATGCTGACATGGCTGCGGCGGTGCGCATGGGTGTCGAGAACATCATGGCCAACACCGGTCAGACCTGCGATGCCTTCACGCGCCTGCTGGTGCCGCGCTCACGTCTTGAAGAGGCCACTCGACTGGCCGTCGAGATCGCAGGTGAGCAGGTGGTCGGTGACCCGACGGATCCGGCGACCACCATGGGGCCGCTGGTGTCCCAGCTTCAGCGCGAGCGAGTACTGCACCTGGTGCAGCGCGCCATTGATGACGGCGTCGAGTTGGCACTCGGCGGTGTCGAGGCACCGGAAGGTCTGGATAAAGGCTGTTATGTGCGCCCGACCATCTTCACCAATGTCAGCAATGAGCAGGAAATCGCGCGCGAAGAAATCTTCGGGCCGGTGCTGTGTATCCTGCCCTACGATACCCTGGAGCAGGGCATCGCGATCGCCAACGATAGCGTCTATGGTCTGTCATCCGCCGTCTATGCCCGTGACGCCGAGGCAGCCCTGCCGATCGCACGTTGCATGCAGGCAGGACAGTGCTATATGCAGGGCGCTGAGTTCTCCTTTGATGCACCGTTCGGTGGCTACAAGCAGTCAGGGAATGGCCGTGAGTGGGGTGATGAGGGGCTGGCTGAGTATGTTGAAGTGAAAGCACTTCTCGGAGCCCCAGCGCTGTCCTGA
- a CDS encoding IclR family transcriptional regulator, giving the protein MNLEKTKAPAVDHSVLILDLLAAASYPLTLSEICEATGISPATGHRVINALLHHQLVANDPGRKKSYCIGSRIFQISSTIYNKQSLIPVFYPIAEILKNEIHRSIFLCIPIGDQVVVISKVDASGSGSYNLYIGKTMPQHESAAGKAILAMRPESSRSLYLDAATRTNPGLAESREDVDSELKRAQRLGYAVSSGEAEGQLSCIAAPVLNLRNEPIAAISAVISSDWLNPQEARAYSKHLVQAARQLSSRII; this is encoded by the coding sequence ATGAATCTCGAGAAAACCAAGGCGCCCGCTGTCGATCATAGCGTCCTGATCCTTGATCTCCTTGCGGCAGCCTCCTACCCGCTGACGCTATCGGAGATCTGTGAAGCGACCGGCATTTCCCCTGCGACAGGGCACCGGGTGATCAACGCTCTGCTGCATCACCAGTTGGTGGCCAATGACCCGGGGCGCAAGAAGTCATACTGCATCGGCTCGCGGATCTTCCAGATTTCCTCGACGATCTACAACAAGCAGAGCCTGATTCCCGTCTTCTATCCCATCGCCGAAATCTTGAAGAACGAGATTCATCGCTCGATCTTCCTGTGCATTCCCATTGGCGATCAGGTGGTGGTGATCTCGAAGGTCGATGCCTCCGGCAGTGGTAGCTACAACCTCTATATCGGCAAGACCATGCCGCAGCATGAATCCGCGGCAGGCAAGGCGATTCTCGCCATGCGCCCTGAAAGCTCACGCAGCCTGTATCTAGACGCGGCGACACGTACCAATCCTGGCCTTGCAGAGAGTCGTGAAGACGTGGACAGCGAGCTGAAACGTGCCCAACGCCTGGGATACGCCGTCTCCAGCGGTGAAGCCGAGGGTCAGCTGAGCTGTATCGCTGCCCCTGTCCTCAATCTGCGCAATGAGCCGATTGCCGCCATCAGCGCCGTGATCAGCAGTGACTGGCTGAACCCGCAAGAAGCTCGCGCCTATTCCAAACATCTGGTACAGGCGGCGCGCCAGCTCTCTTCACGCATCATTTGA